The uncultured Methanolobus sp. sequence TAATATATTGTAATCCGCGGTAATCCTCTTCACTCAAAGGAGTCCTGCTCTCTATCTTACTGAGCAGCTCAAGGTTTCTTAAAACTCCGACCCTGCGTGTTGCAACATGGTATCTGTGTGCGAAGAATATCAGATAGCCAAGTACTCCCAGGTAGAACAGAGCTTTTGACAATATCCCGTTGTAATAATCTGCAATAATTATCAATCTCAGGAATACAGCTGAAAACATTCCTAACCAGAAGTAGAACTGTATCTTCTTGAGACTGTAACCCTCAGGGACATGGATTGTATTTAAATTCGTAATGTTTTCTGTCATAATTATCTATCTATCTGTTTTTTCTATGATGTCTGGAGAGTGTCTATTTGCATTCACTCAGCAGACAGAATCCTTGTACCTTCTTTATATTATTTATAATTAACTAATATAAAAAATTCAGTAGAATTCCTGTTTTATATGAGTGACACAAACTTTGCTTTTTTTCAGTTCCACAAAAACAACCTGAAATCTGAAAACAAAATAACCATCCGCCAAAGGCGGCACATTCCGATGCTTCTGCACAGAAGATTAGTGCAAAAACCATTGCATTTACATAGTGAATTCTGGAAAAGTCCTTAGAAGAAAATACCTGGTATTTGTAGATTATTTACATTTTTATGGGAAAACGCCGGCTTCGCCGGATCCTTCGGGCTCACTCAAGTTATTCATGACCACGATAAATCATGTTGACCTGAAAAACCGACATGCTTACATCTAATTTTTAACGGCAGGATTTCTACAGAGCCATGAGTTCACATAATATAAATCAAGTAAAGTTTATCGCAGAAAAGAAGAAATGAAAGAGAAGAAAACAGATCAGACTTCAAGACAGTCAAGAGGTCTTTTGAAGAATGCTTTGATCATTCCTTCATCGTCGACATTTTCTGTGAAGCGGATAAGTTCCCAGCCATCAATGCCGAACTTGTTCAGGTCTTCTTTTGTCCTGTCCCACTCGCCGTAGTGGACAGATTTGATATCATATTCCCATGGTGCCATATATTTAACCTCTGTTGAGTAATTTAATTGAGTATATAATATCGTATAATCGCGTCGTATAAATAGCTTGTCAAAAATTTTTCTTGCCCACTAATCAAGCTGACTTGATATTTTAAAAAAGAATTGCGAAACAAAACAGTAGACTCTAAAATATTATTCTGCTAAAAAAATGTGATGTAAAAAAGATTGAATTGAGATTTAAAGACCTGACAATTTTTTTGTTTTGTCCACGTCTTTTTTGTCTCTGACACCTTCAAAGAGACGGTCCTTGTCAATCCACATTTCTGACGCACTTTGCAGTCCTGCGGATTTGTGAGGCGCAAATTCTATTCTAAAACCAGGCGTTGCAGGAACTTCCGTATCAAAAGGTTTGTAGAATGAATTCTCAGGTAACAGATTTTCAGATTTATCGTTTTCCATCTTTTCCGTTAATAGTTTTTCATCTTTCTTGTTCTCAGTCATACTCTAATAAATTAGGCTTATGCTTATTAAAGGATTCTGCTGAGGAAAAAGTGAATGATGGAAGTGAATCAATTATATGAACAATTTTCTCATGAACACTTATATTAATGAGTAACACTATCACTTTTGCAGGGGAAAGATTCAGACTTTTTATGGCCCCCCGGTTTGAATTTTCTATTTCAATGATCTAACCATGACAGGTCGATTACAGATGAATGAGAAAGACAGGTTCAACAAGGATATGATAATCGTCCTAATTGGTGCTATTATTGTCTTTTTAGTGGCGTTAATATTCGATGTGTTTGACCTGATACTGGATCTCCTGATAACTCATGAAAAATGGCAAATAGATGAGTTTTTCATACTGACCGCATATATCACAATAGCCCTTGCTATATTTTCATACAGAAGATGGAAGGATGCTGACAGAGAAATAGAATCCCGGGTTGAGCTTGAAAAAGACCTCCTGCAATCAAAAACAGAAGCTGAAGAAGCAAGAACCACAATGGGTAAATTCCTTGTTGACATGAGTCATGAACTGCGTACACCACTGAATTCAATTATCGGCTTTTCAGATATGCTTCTTGATGGCATTGTTGGCGATTTAAATAAAAAACAAACAGATTATGTTGGCAATATATCTAAAAGCGGCACACACCTTTTACACCTGATAAATCAGCTTCTTGATCTGGCAAAAATAGAATCGGGAAAATTGGAAATAAATGGTGAAGAGTTTGAACTCCAGGATCTTGTGGATGAAGTTAGTTCTATAATTGATGCACTTGCTAAGAAGAAGAATATTGAAATCTCTTACAAAATATACCCCGGGATTGGTCTTATCAATGCTGACAGGCTGAAACTGAAGCAGATACTTTTCAATCTCGCAAGCAATTCTATCAAGTTCACTCCGGAAAAAGGATCAGTGACAATTACGGCTGAAAAAGTACGTGAAAACACAATGCTGTTAAAAGTATCGGACACAGGTCCGGGAATGAGTCCTTATGATATGGAAAAGATATTCCGTCCATTCGAGCAACTTGGTAATATGGAAGAAACAGGATACAAGGGAACAGGCCTTGGTTTAAGTATTGTTCAGGCTCTGGTATCCCTGCATAATGGAAAGGTATGGGTTGAGAGCGAATTAGAAAAAGGGTCCGTATTTTTTGTAGAACTTCCTATTTCTCTTAATGCAGTACATTGACACAGGAAATAAATTCATTCCGTACATGCTTTTTGAAAGTATAATACACAAGAATCTCACACAAAAGTCAGAGCTATAAATGCAAGCTCTGCAACAGATGCAGAAAAGATAGGAATTGCCAGGTTGTCATCTATTTTCACAAATGTGGTTTCTACATAAGTTGCAACCAATGCCATTATAAGTGAAATGAAAGGATTTTTAATTAACAGAACAGCTATAACAATGTCTACTAAGAATTCTGCAATACAGCCTTCAATGCTTTTTCCATTATCAATCCTTATTTTACCAAATCTTTTTCCAATCAGTGCGGCACTCATGTCCCCGAACGTTGTCATGAGGATTGCAGCAAAGGCCACATTTTTGCTGAAGACGGATACAACTATCAGCGCTCCAATTGTAAAATAGACATATGATCCAACGGCAGCTTTTTCTTTCTGGCGTAAAACAACGTGCAAAACAGGAAGTTTAAATCCCCTGTCAAGTCTTAAGTGTTCAATACCCAGCACCAGCACCAGATACGTCATCAGAAGTATCTGACATGCCTGTTTTCCCATGAATGCATAAACGAGAACAATGAGTATAGAAGTAAAATGAACTCCTTTCCTCAGAAGTTCATTGGTAAAAGAAATGCTGGTCATTGCCACTAATTTGGTCTGTTAATATATAAAATAGTTCATCAAGTTAAAAATGTCAATTCATGCAACTATTGTACTATTCGTATTATTTTACTAAGGTTATTTTAAATACAACTATAACCAATTTTATATATACAATATATCTGTGGGAAACGGGTCTACATATCTTACATTAGTTGTCGGGAGTAATGGTATGGGTTTAAAGGTTATCAGTATTTATTGTATAGAACATTTTCACCTGTATCCTTAACCGGAAATCATGTTTAGGGATTTTGTTTTAATCCATTTGTTATGATTCTGTTTTCTGCATATCCCAGGAGTGGTAAATATGGCAAGGTACAAAAGAACAAAGGGTGTAAAAATAGCAGCAACCGCTGAAGGTGTTAAAGATTCTCCAGTTCCGTTAAAGGCTGTGGTCTTTTCAGATGATGGAAATGAAATAAGGATACTGGCAGAAAAGAAGTTAAAAACCGATAAGGTTGACATTTCGGTTAATATGGATGCTTCAAAGATGCCGGAGAACTCTAAAATAGCCATTGTTCCCGACGAGTTGAAGCAGGGAACCCAGATACGCAGGCTGGCAGCATCTGAAAATGCATCAGTTGCCAGTATAAGTAAAGAAACAGTTCTCTCCCGCGATGGTGTCCTGAAGGACGAGGATCTTGCCTTAAAACCGGTGGAGAGTGTTCTTGGCCTGTGGCAGCTTAAGCACAAGGTATGTGGCCGTGTTTTTAAGACAGACCCCACAACAGGCGAGCAGTGTCCTGTACCTGGTGCAACAGTTCATGTATATGATGTTGACCTGAACTTTTTCTGGTGGTATCCTAACCCCGGTCATCCATGGGGATGGGTCTACCCGTTCTTCCCTCATCGCAGAGAAGAGATAGCAACAGCAAAAACCGACGAATGTGGTTATTTCTGCGTGAATGTCCCGTATTTTGATATCGATGCGGTTCTCAGGTGGAGGCTGCGTTATCGTTGCCTGTGGGATATTCTCAGGAGGCCTTCGGTAATTGAAGCAATTGACCTTGGAGTCAAGCCGGATATACGTTACTATCCTGAACTGGAGAAGCTTCCTGAAATGCGTGTCAAACCCAGACCTGAACCATGGCCTCCTGATGGACCTGTTATAAAAGAAACAGAATACAGAAACCTCAAAGCTAAAGATGAGAATGCTATTGGAACGATTTCAGCAGAAATAAAGAAGGAACTCAGCTCAGGTGTAAGCAATCTTAAAAACAGAAGAAGTGATCTGTTCACAAAATCCAGGTTTGCGGCAGTAAGAGAAAATCTCTTCAGCAAGAATTCGCTTTTTGAGCCTGTAAGCAAAGATACTTCTTCAGTCCTTGAAAAACCGGCTTTTCCAAGATCGATAACTCCTCCGTCACTTCCTGATGATGAACTGCTAATGGAAATGCTTGGTAAAAACAAAAAAGATGTTGCAGAAACCCTGGCTAAGATCAGGGTATCTAAACCAACAGTAAGGCTGCTGCGCTGCTGGCCTGAGATTGTACCGGAATGGAATCTTTTCCTTGATGTGCCGGACATAGTATTCAAGGTCGAGCAGGATATTGACGACGATGGTGTCCTGGAAACGATCTATGATGAAGGTTATTTCGATGTGAACTGGAATCTGGGTGAATCCACAACTGATGTGCAGATAGAAGCATGGCCTAACGCCATATGTGTTCCTTGCGGCCAGTCATATGAACCATGCACAAAGGCAGGTATCGTAGGTTTCAATGATATTGCCATCGATCCGATGTACTTTGACGCCGAAGGTTATGTCAAAGGTGTTAACAGGCCAAAGCAGTTCGTTGCATTCCCTCTGCCTCATATTGTCCGACCTGATGCTGAGACGCCTCTTTGTAAAACCATTCGTATCGTAGGTTGTCCCGAGTACGGAACAGCCGTATACTATAAGGTTTTCTACACGTACGAAGGAGGTACTGAGACACACTTCAATGAATCCTGGCATGTTTATAATATAAGTGCAGGCACTTCGCATCATGTAAAACCCGATTCCAACGGGTTCTATGAAGTTCTTACTCCGCCGAATGATTACTTCCCATATCACACACTGATAAACTGGAGAACTCATCGTTATCCTGATGGAAAGTATGAACTCAGGCTCAAACTTTATGATGCTTCCCACAACCCAATAGCAGTGGCCCTTGATCCTGTCAAGGTGGTTATAGATAATAGTAAACCTTCGCCGGTTGATTTCCTGAAACTGGAATACAGGGAGGACGGAGGTGCATGGACAGAGGCTCCTCTGCATTGTCCTATCATAAGGAGAAATCCGGATGCTGATATAGAACTGAAAGTCCAGTATAATGTAGCTGCAAGCCATCTGAGGGATATAGCTATCAGCTTTACAGGTTGTTCAGGCTCCGTAGGAAGTGACAGTTACTGGCATCAGGCAGTGGATGACAATAACCAGATACTTGAATGGACTGTGACTGTGCCTTCAACAGTTGATGAAGGTGGCTACCGTTTCTACCTTGAAGGACGCAGCCGGGCTTTTAATGCAACAGGAGGACTTGCAAGCAACTGGGAATTCGATACACTCAGCATATGGAGGGGCAATTCCCTGCATGTAGTGATACTTGACAAAGGAGAATGAAATCCACATTTCATTTTCTCAAATAAATCAGTTATCTGCAAGTGGATTATATGGAGGAATATGAGTTAAGAAGAATGTTATTTTCCAGAACATGGCATTCTTCTGATCTTTTTTTGGTAAAAACGTTTTCACCTGATACCGTCATAAACGGAATTGTATTCTACTGATGAAAACCTTTAAAATGTATCAGGACTTGAAGCCCATTTCATGGTTACTATATTTGCTGACAGGATGGAGAACACCAGAAAGTCCTTCATCAGGGAGATTTTAAAAGTCACTCAGCAGCCGGAGATCATATCATTTGCCGGCGGACTGCCAAATTCTGCACTTTTCCCTGCAGAGGAACTTGCAGCAGCGGCTGCAAAGGTAATGTCAGAGGACGCTGCGAATGTCCTGCAATATAGTACAACAGAAGGTTACCTGCCTTTACGTGAGTTTATTGCGCGAAGGTATCTGGAAAAGAACGGGCTTGAGATTTCTCCCTCGGAAATCCTTATAACAAACGGCTCACAGCAGAGTCTGGATCTCATAGCTAAAGTCTTCCTGAACAAAGGTGACAATGTTGTCATTGAAATCCCGGGATATCTAGGTGCGATACAGTCATTCTCGATATTTGAACCTGAATTTCTGGAAGTTCCTCTTCTTGATGATGGCATAGATATTGACATTCTTGACAAGACCCTGAGTGAAAGTGATGCAAAGCTTTTCTACACGGTTCCAACATTCCAGAATCCTTCTGGCATTACATACTCACAAGAGAAAAGGGTGGGAGCTGCCAGAATCCTTGAGAAACACAGAGTTGTTTGCGTCGAAGACAACGCCTACGGTGAATTAAGATTTGCCGGCGAGGATGTACCTACTATCAGGAATTATCTGGAAAATACAATTCTTATGGGTTCCTTCTCAAAGATCATTGCTCCGGGACTGCGTCTTGGATGGATATGTGCAAATAGCCCCATAATGGAAAAACTCCTTATTGCAAAGCAGGCAGCTGATCTGCATTCCAATTACCTGTCCCAGAGAATAATCTGTCAGTACCTTATGGATAATGATATCGATGAACACATTCTGAAAATAAAAGATGCATATGGTTCAAGACGTGACTATATGGTTGACATGATGGCCAGATATTTCCCGGAAGGTATTAGTTATACCAAACCAGAGGGCGGTATGTTCGTCTGGGTAACATTGCCGGAAGGGGTATCTTCGATGGACCTTTTTGATCTTGCAATCAAAGAGAATGTTGCCTTTGTACCAGGTAGTCCGTTCTACACCACCGAAGGAGCCGGTGATAACACTCTCAGGCTTAATTTCTCCAATTCCGATCCTGATGAGATAGAAGAAGGAATCCGAAGACTTGCCGTTTGCATGAAGAAACTTACCAGTTAAAAATGGACAAAAAAGAATCAATGTCAGCTAAAAAAAGAAAAAGAGCTTTCACTCAAGGGTGATAGCTTCTACCGGACAGACGTCAACACAGTCACCACAATCGACACATTCGTTCGCGTCGACAGTTGCAACATCATTGTTCATTGAAATGGCTTCTACCGGGCAGGTATCTACACACTGCTCGCATCCTGTACATGTATTTTTATCAACAACAGCTGGCATTTTCTTTCACTCCAGTAGTATCTCGTTCATGATACTACAGTTCAAATCAGAGATTATGAAATAAATATCTATCGAGGGTTGCTTGTATTGGCAATTAACAATATTATAGCAAAAATGCTGCCTTTTCCTTCTTCACTTTTTACGGATACAGTTCCGTTGTGCATTTCCACCAGTTTTCTTACAAGTGAGAGACCAAGGCCGGTTCCGTCATACTGGCGACAAAGGCTCGAATCAAGCTGCCTGAATGGTTCGAAGAGTGGTTCATGGTTCTTTTCAGATATACCAATGCCAGTGTCCTCAACCTGAATGTGTAATAGGTCGTTTTTAATGTAAAAACCATATTAAAACTATAAATACTATCTCTCAGAATGTTATTATGGGGGATATGAATGGAATTCAGAGAACTCTCTGATGATCAATGGAAATTTATTAAGCCACATTTACCTCCACAACCAATAACCGGAAGAAAGAGGGCTGATGGCCGTAAGGTCATCAATGGTATTTTCTTTGTTCTGATAACTGGTTGCAGATGAGGAGATATGCCAGTTATTTATGGTTCCCAGGCAACTGCCTGGAGAAGGCTTAAAAGATGGTCAGAGGGAGGTATATGAAATGGGACACCGGTACATTTCTCAATTTGATGTAATATTCAGGGTTTGAGTAGATCAGGGTTGCTTTTTTAGCTTTTTTAAAATCGAGGTACTCGTCCTTGATCCATACTGAAACTAAATTTACTTTTTTTCGGGACATAAGTTTCTTCAGGAAAACATCACAATTTTCAGTTATATCCAGTGAGTTACCTACTGAAAGTGAGAGTTCATACAGAAGTGATATATGATTAAATATTTCTGCATAATTTTTCTCGTCCATGAAGAAGCTCTTTCTTTTTTCCTTTCTGAATACTGAGTACCGCATTTTCCGGGATACCACCTGCGCAGACCAGTTCCCCATTTCCGTTGATCCTGAATACTTCTCTTATCAAGTCTTCATGATCTTACACGTATATTCCAAAAGGATGGTGACTTAGCACATTGTAACCATTATCCTGGCTGAGATCTATATTATAATTCACCCAAAGCACTTCCCTGAACACCTCTAAAGCGTTTCTCCAGTTAAGCTCTTTTATGATGTTGTCCTCGCTTTTTGTAACAACCAGCGGCCCTATATCCCTTTTTCATCCATGGAGGACTCCAAGCCCACATGCGGCATCAAGGAATGCGAGTATAGCGGCATCCTCAAAAAATCCTTCCGGGGAAATTGTACAGGGAAGTAAGAGGCGGGGAAATATCCGCTGCATTCCATCGACAATTATAAAAGCAGTTATCTTTCTTTTGAACGTTGAGCGGATTGTCGTTGTGTTTTGCTCCTGAATTTCCCGTGCTTCTTTAATCTCTTTAATGAGTATTGGTTTTTGCACTGCTGGCAGTTTCGTCTTTTTTAATACCAACGTATTCGAGAGCATTAACGATGCTATCGATTTCAGATGATGGAATATACATAAACATCTTAAAGATTTCAAACGAAGGATATGTTTATGATTCTGATTTTGTGTTGAGATCTGTCCACTGTTTAGTGGTGTAATTATGCACAATAAGCTCAAATGTGTAACATTTACTCGTTAGTATTGTATAATATTTATATATAATCTTGCCATGCACATGTAGTATGAAAATTAGTTTTGGGTATTGTTTTTATGGGATGCAACTTAATAGTCCTGTCCAGGATAGCTAACCTTTCAGAAGGATTAAATATACTTTATATTGTACCTACTAAACGAACAAAATGCCCGAAAAAAAGCACACTCCTACGGACATCAAACTGGTCATAGCACTTGTTCTGCTTACGGACATCTTTGTGCTCATCCCTTTCCTGAACGATAGTCCTATACGTACGGTACTTGGTTTACCAATGGTTTTATTCTTGCCCGGTTATGCTTTGATAGCTGCCCTCTTTCCGGGAAAAGATGATCTGGATGGTATAGAACGTATTGCTTTGAGTTTTGGTCTTAGTATAGCAGTTGTTCCTCTCATCGGATTGATCCTGAATTATACTCCTTGGGGGATACGTCTTGTACCGATACTGGTCTTTCTTACGAACTTTACAATCCTCATGTCTATTGTGGCAATCTACAGGCGTGAGGCACTTGGGAACAATGCATTTTCTGTTCCTTTCAGAGAAATGTATGAGTCTGTTATTGCTGAGATTAATGAAAAACCGGAATCACAACTTGACCAAATTCTTACAATCGTTCTGATGATTTCCATACTTTTATCCGCCATAACTCTTGCGTATGTTGTTATCACTCCAAAGCAGGGTGAGAAGTTCACGGAGTTTTATATACTGGGACCGGAAAGGATGGCGGATAATTACAAAACCCATCTTGAACTTGGCGAGAGCGTGTATGTGATTGCAGGAATCGTAAACCATGAGTATTCGGTAGTTAACTATTCTATTGTGATAAGATTGAATAACGAGACAATTGAGACACCCCCAAGCCTGAATCATATTGCACTTGCTCATAATGTTACGTGGGAAAAGCCGGTTTCGTTTATACCGGGTGTCCCTGGGGAGGATATGAAGCTGGAGTATTTACTTTACAGGGAAGACAACATGACAGAGCCTTACAGGGATCTGCATCTCTGGATCAATGTAACGGAGGCGGCCGAATGAAACATGAAAAATTGAAATGCTCCAGGAGTCTACGCAACCGTTTGAAAAATATGGATTTAGGGGATAATTCTATGGCCGCCAGCCTGACGGATACTTATGTGATATCTGTTGCAATGCTCATGATTGTACTTGCGGAGTTGCTCCTGTATTCCGGTAATTACAGGGCAGGAACAACGCTTCATGTCATCATTCTGCTTGCTTTATCCCTTTCATCCATATGGATTGACGGGAATCATGTGGCAAGGAGTCTTCAGGCCCTGAGTTTGCTCCCAATCCTCCGCTTGCTAAATATGTCAATGCCTGTATTCTCCGAAATGACCATAAATTTATATGTTTTCATCTATGCTCCGTTGGCGGTACCAGCATATTTTTTGATACGTCATCAGGATATCTCTAGAGAAATGCTAGGATTCCAGTTTACCAATATGAAAAAATATATTCCACTGGCAATTGTAGTCGGTTTATTTATTGCACTGGGTGAGCATTCCATAATTCATGCAGGCAATCTGATTCCTGACCTTTCAGTTGGAAGCCTTCTGAAGATTTCCATTATTATGATTTTCTTTGTTGGCTTTATGGAAGA is a genomic window containing:
- a CDS encoding transposase codes for the protein MEFRELSDDQWKFIKPHLPPQPITGRKRADGRKVINGIFFVLITGCR
- a CDS encoding HAMP domain-containing sensor histidine kinase encodes the protein MNEKDRFNKDMIIVLIGAIIVFLVALIFDVFDLILDLLITHEKWQIDEFFILTAYITIALAIFSYRRWKDADREIESRVELEKDLLQSKTEAEEARTTMGKFLVDMSHELRTPLNSIIGFSDMLLDGIVGDLNKKQTDYVGNISKSGTHLLHLINQLLDLAKIESGKLEINGEEFELQDLVDEVSSIIDALAKKKNIEISYKIYPGIGLINADRLKLKQILFNLASNSIKFTPEKGSVTITAEKVRENTMLLKVSDTGPGMSPYDMEKIFRPFEQLGNMEETGYKGTGLGLSIVQALVSLHNGKVWVESELEKGSVFFVELPISLNAVH
- a CDS encoding DUF1616 domain-containing protein, which encodes MPEKKHTPTDIKLVIALVLLTDIFVLIPFLNDSPIRTVLGLPMVLFLPGYALIAALFPGKDDLDGIERIALSFGLSIAVVPLIGLILNYTPWGIRLVPILVFLTNFTILMSIVAIYRREALGNNAFSVPFREMYESVIAEINEKPESQLDQILTIVLMISILLSAITLAYVVITPKQGEKFTEFYILGPERMADNYKTHLELGESVYVIAGIVNHEYSVVNYSIVIRLNNETIETPPSLNHIALAHNVTWEKPVSFIPGVPGEDMKLEYLLYREDNMTEPYRDLHLWINVTEAAE
- a CDS encoding 4Fe-4S binding protein; this translates as MPAVVDKNTCTGCEQCVDTCPVEAISMNNDVATVDANECVDCGDCVDVCPVEAITLE
- a CDS encoding CPBP family intramembrane glutamic endopeptidase, producing MKHEKLKCSRSLRNRLKNMDLGDNSMAASLTDTYVISVAMLMIVLAELLLYSGNYRAGTTLHVIILLALSLSSIWIDGNHVARSLQALSLLPILRLLNMSMPVFSEMTINLYVFIYAPLAVPAYFLIRHQDISREMLGFQFTNMKKYIPLAIVVGLFIALGEHSIIHAGNLIPDLSVGSLLKISIIMIFFVGFMEELVFRSLLQTRLSESFGDLRGLLFASLLFGVMHSVYGTIYEIFFTAIAGLIIGYMFQKTSSLPLVTLTHGLVNIFLFGIIPLLA
- a CDS encoding CTP--2,3-di-O-geranylgeranyl-sn-glycero-1-phosphate cytidyltransferase, with the protein product MTSISFTNELLRKGVHFTSILIVLVYAFMGKQACQILLMTYLVLVLGIEHLRLDRGFKLPVLHVVLRQKEKAAVGSYVYFTIGALIVVSVFSKNVAFAAILMTTFGDMSAALIGKRFGKIRIDNGKSIEGCIAEFLVDIVIAVLLIKNPFISLIMALVATYVETTFVKIDDNLAIPIFSASVAELAFIALTFV
- a CDS encoding PLP-dependent aminotransferase family protein, encoding MVTIFADRMENTRKSFIREILKVTQQPEIISFAGGLPNSALFPAEELAAAAAKVMSEDAANVLQYSTTEGYLPLREFIARRYLEKNGLEISPSEILITNGSQQSLDLIAKVFLNKGDNVVIEIPGYLGAIQSFSIFEPEFLEVPLLDDGIDIDILDKTLSESDAKLFYTVPTFQNPSGITYSQEKRVGAARILEKHRVVCVEDNAYGELRFAGEDVPTIRNYLENTILMGSFSKIIAPGLRLGWICANSPIMEKLLIAKQAADLHSNYLSQRIICQYLMDNDIDEHILKIKDAYGSRRDYMVDMMARYFPEGISYTKPEGGMFVWVTLPEGVSSMDLFDLAIKENVAFVPGSPFYTTEGAGDNTLRLNFSNSDPDEIEEGIRRLAVCMKKLTS